The following are from one region of the Actinoplanes sp. L3-i22 genome:
- a CDS encoding acyl-CoA dehydrogenase family protein, whose product MRFAAPDLSRDALAKVTDEIAAHAAEFDRTGDIPWPGLEAAHRAGLLTATVGTQFGGPGLGPRDTARILTAIGEGDASVGLLAANLLNTHTAQATHPTWPAGYYDDLLRRSAEGPALANAIRAEPELGAPARGGLPKTTITRVGDGWLLNGHKAYATGGAALAYHVVWATADDGRVGHVIVPGESAGITWVDTWDHIGLRASNTHDVVYADVRVPADAFVEIPRGADGVYRDPAAATGPGSFGHPALYLGVARAARGAFADYARSRVPTALGRPIAETERIQSVAGEIELQITQAETLLHGALLRLAAGDQPDLSAIKVAIARSVIAATQTAVAALGNPGLSRHHPLERHLRDALCIRVHPPQEDAVLLASGRRVLKKDK is encoded by the coding sequence GTGAGGTTCGCCGCCCCCGATCTCTCCCGTGACGCGCTGGCCAAGGTCACCGATGAGATCGCCGCGCACGCCGCCGAGTTCGACCGCACCGGCGACATCCCGTGGCCCGGGCTCGAGGCCGCGCACCGGGCCGGCCTGCTCACCGCGACCGTCGGCACGCAGTTCGGCGGCCCGGGGCTCGGCCCGAGGGACACGGCCCGGATCCTGACCGCGATCGGCGAGGGTGACGCCTCGGTCGGGCTGCTCGCCGCGAACCTGCTCAACACCCACACCGCCCAGGCCACCCACCCCACCTGGCCGGCCGGGTACTACGACGACCTGCTGCGCCGCTCGGCGGAGGGCCCGGCGCTGGCCAACGCGATCCGCGCCGAGCCCGAGCTCGGCGCCCCGGCCCGCGGCGGGCTGCCCAAAACCACGATCACCCGGGTCGGGGACGGCTGGCTGCTCAACGGCCACAAGGCCTACGCCACCGGCGGCGCGGCCCTGGCCTACCACGTGGTGTGGGCGACCGCCGACGACGGCCGGGTCGGGCACGTGATCGTCCCGGGGGAGAGCGCCGGGATCACCTGGGTGGACACCTGGGACCACATCGGGCTGCGCGCCTCCAACACCCACGACGTCGTCTACGCGGACGTCCGCGTGCCGGCCGACGCGTTCGTCGAGATCCCGCGCGGCGCCGACGGCGTCTACCGGGATCCGGCCGCCGCCACCGGGCCGGGCAGCTTCGGTCACCCGGCGCTCTACCTCGGGGTGGCCCGGGCGGCCCGCGGCGCGTTCGCCGACTACGCCCGCAGCCGGGTGCCCACCGCCCTGGGCCGCCCGATCGCCGAGACCGAGCGCATCCAGTCGGTCGCCGGCGAGATCGAGCTGCAGATCACCCAGGCCGAGACGCTGCTGCACGGCGCGCTGCTGCGCCTGGCCGCCGGCGACCAGCCGGACCTGTCCGCGATCAAGGTCGCGATCGCCCGCTCGGTGATCGCCGCGACCCAGACCGCGGTCGCCGCCCTCGGCAACCCCGGCCTCTCCCGTCACCACCCCCTGGAACGCCACCTGCGCGACGCGCTCTGCATCCGGGTCCACCCACCCCAGGAGGACGCCGTGCTCCTGGCCAGCGGACGCCGCGTACTCAAAAAGGATAAATAG
- a CDS encoding LLM class flavin-dependent oxidoreductase — protein MSTPDFGTDLPATASPEAEFISLTHLNPSTELNPLPSRGIDFDFFKRYVATLEESGYDYTLLPYGSNSADSFVTAAAVGQLTERIRPIVALRPNTTPPTVGAQKLATLDQLTQGRAVVHLISGGSDAEQARQGDYLPKHQRYARTSEYIDVLRRSWTEPAPFSHAGEFYKFDEFGPGFAPYAGPIPISIGGQSDEAFAVGGAKADIFSFWGEPLDDLRSEIERVHGIARDAGRTTLPRIWVTFRPITAATDELAWAKAHDYVTKIEKNFARVRPLLAGTNPQNVGSQRALAFANEKELYDRALWTRTAAVTNAAGASTALVGSPETVAAAILDYIDRGASLVSIRGYDTLADAADYGKQVLPLVRQELAHRKSTGQRGRLQAEHLGNYGAEYREFATAGQP, from the coding sequence ATGAGCACCCCCGATTTCGGTACGGACCTGCCCGCCACCGCGTCGCCCGAGGCCGAGTTCATCAGCCTGACCCACCTGAACCCGTCGACCGAGCTGAACCCGCTCCCGTCGCGCGGCATCGACTTCGACTTCTTCAAGCGGTACGTGGCCACGCTGGAGGAGTCCGGCTACGACTACACGCTGCTGCCCTACGGCTCGAACAGCGCCGACTCGTTCGTCACCGCGGCCGCGGTCGGCCAGCTCACCGAGCGGATCCGGCCGATCGTCGCGCTGCGCCCGAACACCACGCCGCCGACCGTCGGCGCGCAGAAGCTGGCCACCCTGGACCAGCTCACCCAGGGCCGCGCGGTGGTCCACCTGATCTCCGGCGGCAGCGACGCCGAGCAGGCCCGGCAGGGCGACTACCTGCCCAAGCACCAGCGGTACGCGCGCACCTCGGAGTACATCGACGTGCTGCGCCGCTCGTGGACCGAGCCGGCGCCGTTCAGCCACGCGGGCGAGTTCTACAAGTTCGACGAGTTCGGGCCGGGCTTCGCGCCGTACGCGGGTCCGATTCCGATCAGCATCGGCGGGCAGTCCGACGAGGCGTTCGCGGTCGGCGGCGCGAAGGCCGACATCTTCAGCTTCTGGGGCGAGCCGCTCGACGACCTGCGTAGCGAGATCGAGCGGGTGCACGGCATCGCCCGGGACGCCGGCCGGACCACGCTGCCCCGGATCTGGGTCACGTTCCGCCCGATCACCGCGGCCACCGACGAGCTCGCCTGGGCCAAGGCCCACGACTACGTCACCAAGATCGAGAAAAACTTCGCGAGGGTACGGCCATTGCTGGCCGGCACCAACCCGCAGAACGTCGGCTCCCAGCGGGCCCTGGCCTTCGCGAACGAGAAGGAGCTCTACGACCGCGCGTTGTGGACCCGGACCGCGGCCGTGACCAACGCGGCCGGCGCCTCCACCGCGCTGGTCGGCTCCCCGGAGACGGTCGCCGCCGCGATCCTGGACTACATCGACCGGGGCGCGTCGCTGGTCTCGATCCGCGGCTACGACACGCTCGCCGACGCCGCCGACTACGGCAAGCAGGTCCTGCCGCTGGTCCGCCAGGAGCTCGCGCACCGCAAGTCGACCGGTCAGCGCGGCCGCCTGCAGGCCGAGCACCTGGGCAACTACGGCGCCGAGTACCGCGAGTTCGCCACGGCCGGCCAGCCGTGA
- a CDS encoding alpha/beta hydrolase, whose product MTLASEDTVLTWTEPTPIPLRGTLVLLPGRGESAQVYERFGRRLAADAYRVHAITAPSDDPDLAAEQITDIFKTADPEKPRIVVGSDAGAAYAAHLAATHRLPRASALILAGLPAAPTAAVTLDWAGELDARSLCPTHRGRISDAGVRPGELFTDLPAGWFDPDVPGEITVPVLGLHGRLDPISPLDSIRGWYAAVPRAELVSIAGAPHDVLNDQTHRTVAATVVLFLERLRAGNDLATKERTFS is encoded by the coding sequence ATGACTCTCGCCTCCGAGGACACCGTCCTCACCTGGACCGAACCCACCCCGATCCCGCTGCGCGGGACGCTGGTCCTGCTTCCCGGGCGCGGCGAGTCCGCCCAGGTCTACGAGCGCTTCGGGCGGCGGCTGGCCGCCGACGCGTACCGGGTGCACGCGATCACGGCGCCCAGCGACGACCCGGACCTGGCCGCCGAGCAGATCACCGACATCTTCAAGACCGCCGACCCGGAGAAGCCGCGGATCGTGGTGGGCTCGGACGCCGGCGCCGCGTACGCCGCCCACCTGGCCGCGACCCACCGCCTGCCCCGCGCCTCCGCGCTGATCCTGGCCGGTCTGCCGGCCGCGCCGACGGCCGCGGTGACCCTCGACTGGGCGGGCGAGCTGGACGCCCGCAGCCTCTGTCCGACCCACCGCGGCCGGATCAGCGACGCCGGGGTCCGCCCCGGTGAGCTCTTCACCGACCTGCCGGCCGGGTGGTTCGACCCGGACGTCCCCGGCGAGATCACCGTCCCGGTCCTGGGCCTGCACGGCCGGCTCGACCCGATCAGCCCTCTCGACAGCATCCGCGGGTGGTACGCCGCCGTGCCCCGCGCCGAGCTCGTCAGCATCGCCGGCGCACCGCACGACGTGCTCAACGACCAGACCCACCGCACTGTTGCCGCCACCGTCGTGCTCTTCCTGGAGCGGCTGCGGGCCGGCAACGACCTGGCGACCAAGGAGAGGACCTTCTCATGA
- a CDS encoding LysR family transcriptional regulator, whose protein sequence is MGQILDIVALRSLVAVADCGGFHRAAATLRISQSAVSQHVRRLEKVLGRPAVERQGRAAVFTPEGQALLGEARRILTAHDEALRRLIGPGRPTITVGATEHAADLILSAVTAALPDHQVRFRIDRTRRLDAAVDRGVLDLAVHLAEASSVDGVPIGALPLTWYAASTWQAPAGPAVPLVAIEEPCVLRRRAVAALSANGRDPYVVCDSGYVAGVFDAVRAGLGVALMATAASTPEGLTERADLPTVTPAPVSLRVRAGADPHLAEAVREGLQAVLAPAA, encoded by the coding sequence ATGGGGCAGATCCTGGACATCGTCGCGCTGCGCAGCCTGGTCGCGGTGGCCGACTGCGGCGGCTTCCACCGGGCCGCGGCCACCCTGCGGATCAGCCAGTCCGCGGTCAGCCAGCACGTGCGGCGGCTGGAGAAGGTGCTCGGCCGGCCCGCCGTCGAACGCCAGGGCCGGGCGGCCGTGTTCACGCCGGAGGGGCAGGCGCTGCTCGGCGAGGCCCGGCGGATCCTGACCGCGCACGACGAGGCGCTGCGCCGGCTGATCGGTCCCGGTCGCCCGACGATCACGGTCGGCGCCACCGAGCACGCCGCCGACCTGATCCTGTCCGCGGTCACCGCGGCGCTCCCCGATCACCAGGTGCGCTTCCGGATCGACCGGACCCGCCGGCTGGACGCGGCCGTCGACCGGGGCGTGCTCGACCTGGCCGTGCACCTGGCCGAGGCGTCGTCGGTGGACGGCGTGCCGATCGGCGCCCTGCCGCTCACCTGGTACGCGGCGTCGACCTGGCAGGCCCCGGCCGGCCCGGCGGTCCCGCTGGTCGCGATCGAGGAGCCGTGCGTGCTGCGCCGGCGGGCGGTCGCGGCGCTGTCCGCAAACGGCCGCGACCCCTACGTCGTCTGCGACAGCGGCTACGTCGCCGGCGTCTTCGACGCGGTCCGCGCCGGCCTCGGCGTCGCCCTGATGGCCACGGCGGCCTCCACTCCGGAGGGCCTGACCGAACGCGCCGACCTGCCCACCGTCACCCCCGCCCCGGTCAGCCTGCGTGTGCGCGCGGGCGCTGACCCGCACCTGGCCGAAGCCGTCCGCGAAGGCCTGCAGGCAGTCCTCGCCCCGGCGGCGTAG
- a CDS encoding sulfurtransferase codes for MLISAEDVYRQAAEPNPPVLLDVRWALGDPDGEQHYHDGHLPGAVYVDLDTELAGPHEPLAGRHPLPSPRQLQAAARRWGINAGTTVVVYDNSGGLAAARAWWLLRWGGVADVRLLDGGLAAWRAAGYAEASGSARPRAAGDVVLDGGHLPVLTADEAAALPRTGTLLDARAGERYRGEVEPIDPRAGHIPGAVSRPTGENLQSGIPYFKTADELRERFADVRGTVGVYCGSGVTAAHQIAALAVAGIDAALYPGSWSAWSADPARPVATGDRP; via the coding sequence GTGCTGATCTCCGCCGAGGACGTCTACCGGCAGGCCGCCGAGCCGAACCCGCCGGTACTGCTCGACGTGCGGTGGGCACTCGGCGACCCGGACGGCGAGCAGCACTACCACGACGGGCACCTGCCCGGCGCCGTCTACGTGGACCTGGACACCGAGCTGGCCGGGCCGCACGAGCCGCTCGCCGGGCGGCACCCGCTGCCGTCGCCGCGGCAGCTGCAGGCGGCCGCGCGGCGGTGGGGCATCAACGCGGGGACCACGGTCGTGGTCTACGACAACAGCGGTGGACTCGCCGCGGCCCGGGCCTGGTGGCTGTTGCGCTGGGGCGGGGTCGCCGACGTACGCCTGCTCGACGGCGGCCTGGCCGCGTGGCGTGCCGCCGGTTACGCCGAAGCCTCGGGATCGGCGCGGCCGCGGGCGGCCGGCGACGTCGTGCTCGACGGCGGCCACCTGCCGGTGCTGACCGCCGACGAGGCGGCCGCCCTGCCCCGGACCGGGACGCTGCTGGACGCGCGGGCCGGCGAACGCTACCGCGGCGAGGTCGAGCCGATCGACCCACGGGCCGGGCACATTCCCGGGGCGGTCAGCAGGCCGACCGGGGAGAACCTGCAATCCGGGATCCCTTACTTCAAGACCGCCGACGAGCTGCGGGAACGGTTCGCGGACGTGCGCGGGACGGTCGGCGTCTACTGCGGATCCGGGGTGACCGCGGCGCATCAGATCGCGGCGCTGGCCGTCGCGGGGATCGACGCGGCGCTCTACCCGGGGTCGTGGTCGGCCTGGTCGGCGGACCCGGCGCGGCCGGTGGCGACCGGGGACCGGCCGTGA
- a CDS encoding FAD-binding oxidoreductase yields the protein MSLEWLARTGVPWSAAPDVVAARRLDRSGWEPDGAPAAVVFPRDVEDVQAVLTGAFLTRTPIVPRGAGTALTGATTAGAGEVVLDLAGMNRILDIRPADGVAVVEPGVITADLDRAAAEHGLRYAPDPASLEISTIGGNIATNAGGLRCAKYGVTRDAVLGLDVVLAGGERLSTGRATLKGVAGYDLTGLFVGSEGTLGVIVSATLRLRPLPAATSTIAAYYPDIEAAAEASVALAEARIQPVLAELLDQATLDAIDPALRSSGSALLIVQLDGGPAEAADAASVLGKGAVSVQVSQDPEHLLYARRQALPSIERLGRPLIEDIAVPRSKLALAVREIGAIAARHDVPICTLAHAGDGNLHPIIVAGSYGSPIPEAASRAADEIFELALTLGGTVTGEHGVGVLKRQWLAREAGPFSLGLQQQIKAVFDPHGILNPGKAL from the coding sequence GTGAGCCTGGAGTGGCTGGCCCGGACCGGGGTGCCGTGGAGCGCCGCGCCCGACGTGGTCGCGGCACGGCGGCTGGACCGGTCCGGGTGGGAGCCGGACGGGGCTCCGGCGGCGGTGGTCTTCCCGCGAGACGTGGAGGACGTGCAAGCCGTGTTGACGGGCGCGTTCCTCACCCGTACCCCGATAGTCCCGCGCGGAGCCGGAACCGCGCTGACCGGCGCAACCACCGCAGGGGCCGGCGAGGTCGTTCTCGACCTCGCCGGAATGAACCGGATCCTGGACATCCGCCCGGCTGACGGCGTCGCCGTCGTCGAACCCGGGGTGATCACCGCGGACCTGGACCGGGCCGCCGCCGAGCACGGGCTGCGCTACGCGCCGGACCCGGCCAGTCTGGAGATCTCCACGATCGGCGGGAACATCGCGACCAACGCCGGCGGGTTGCGCTGCGCGAAGTACGGCGTGACCCGGGACGCGGTCCTCGGCCTGGACGTCGTGCTGGCCGGCGGCGAGCGGCTCTCGACCGGGCGCGCGACCCTCAAGGGCGTCGCCGGCTACGACCTGACCGGGCTCTTCGTCGGCTCGGAGGGCACGCTCGGGGTCATCGTCTCCGCGACGCTGCGGTTGCGGCCGCTGCCCGCCGCGACCTCGACGATCGCCGCCTACTACCCGGACATCGAGGCCGCCGCGGAGGCGTCGGTGGCGCTCGCGGAGGCCCGGATCCAGCCGGTCCTCGCGGAACTTCTCGATCAGGCGACGCTGGACGCGATCGATCCCGCGCTGCGGTCCTCCGGGTCGGCGCTGCTGATCGTGCAGCTCGACGGCGGTCCGGCGGAGGCGGCTGACGCCGCCTCGGTGCTGGGCAAGGGGGCGGTCTCGGTCCAGGTCTCTCAAGATCCAGAGCATTTGCTGTACGCCCGCAGGCAGGCCCTGCCGTCGATCGAGCGCCTCGGGCGGCCGTTGATCGAGGACATCGCCGTACCCCGGTCCAAGCTCGCCCTCGCCGTGCGCGAGATCGGCGCGATCGCGGCCCGGCACGACGTCCCGATCTGCACCCTGGCGCACGCCGGCGACGGCAACCTGCACCCGATCATCGTGGCCGGCTCCTACGGCTCCCCGATCCCGGAGGCGGCGTCGCGGGCGGCCGACGAGATCTTCGAACTGGCCCTCACCCTGGGCGGGACGGTGACCGGCGAACACGGCGTCGGCGTGCTCAAGCGGCAATGGCTGGCACGCGAGGCCGGGCCGTTCTCGCTCGGCCTGCAGCAGCAGATCAAGGCCGTCTTCGACCCGCACGGCATCCTCAACCCGGGAAAGGCCCTGTAG
- a CDS encoding PQQ-binding-like beta-propeller repeat protein, whose product MAAVLPVLMTAALVSRDAVVPAEPARAPLPSGGLVTVWDIPIGEFSEAALDERSGSVALLDLADPLDRINGMQVVDAHNGLRRWGGRTDGQWVHNPDGSLAAVAGIGFLTSDKSRIYAVRLSTGRLAWKSDPGLGTAIALTGEHLILRTGTGVVALDPATGATRWQWTAQGTCSDSRFFVDNSAVTSECGEAVVRVGLNDGGVRWSRPTPDGCTLHDMVTGPGVVALSEICGPALRLVLLDGDTGAERASRHVAGNPAEGDDGLAYLTAFPAGTTTLVRVSTERGVLFRASDGTPLPLLDGQAPIAPDGGPAPDGLLLERGGAGGEVTLSLVDPGTGVARWERVLPYAGTRLDGSEGYRIRAAGGLLYLVGTVPTLWPNVVGLIDQRSGDLALSATGRADVEIAGVFADGSILLRSGVYDDGRLARIRLTGGATGFLGTDVAAARWPDACRLLSAADYRDAYPAGKPVVTPVTTQRRDAALPGPARCRFLPSSIAGTEVTVSVNWLFGNDDEAAKAVELFNLYSRDPTPATVGTARRPALRWDDLSGDGSETGDHHRLSFSVGPCLASVSAIGDTRPLQRLADTVADRLADPAVAAGCSA is encoded by the coding sequence ATGGCCGCTGTCCTGCCGGTGCTGATGACCGCCGCGCTGGTCAGCCGCGATGCGGTCGTTCCGGCGGAACCGGCCCGGGCGCCGTTGCCGTCCGGTGGGCTGGTGACCGTCTGGGACATCCCGATCGGCGAGTTCAGCGAGGCCGCGCTGGACGAGCGCTCGGGCAGCGTCGCGCTGCTCGACCTCGCCGACCCGCTGGACCGGATCAACGGGATGCAGGTCGTCGACGCGCACAACGGCCTGCGGCGCTGGGGTGGCCGGACCGACGGTCAGTGGGTGCACAACCCGGACGGGAGCCTCGCCGCCGTCGCCGGGATCGGGTTTCTCACCTCGGACAAATCCCGGATCTACGCCGTACGGCTGTCCACCGGGCGCCTCGCCTGGAAGTCCGATCCGGGGCTGGGCACCGCGATCGCCCTCACCGGTGAGCACCTCATCCTCCGGACCGGCACCGGCGTCGTCGCGCTCGACCCGGCGACGGGTGCGACGCGCTGGCAGTGGACGGCGCAGGGCACCTGCAGCGACTCCCGGTTCTTCGTCGACAACAGCGCGGTGACCAGCGAGTGCGGCGAAGCCGTCGTCCGCGTCGGCCTGAACGACGGCGGCGTGCGCTGGAGCCGGCCCACCCCGGACGGTTGCACGCTCCACGACATGGTCACCGGGCCGGGCGTCGTCGCGCTCTCCGAGATCTGCGGACCGGCGCTGCGGCTGGTCCTGCTCGACGGCGACACCGGCGCGGAGCGGGCGTCGCGACACGTCGCCGGCAACCCCGCCGAGGGGGACGACGGCCTGGCCTACCTCACCGCGTTCCCGGCCGGGACGACCACGCTGGTCCGGGTCTCCACCGAGCGCGGCGTCCTGTTCCGCGCTTCGGACGGCACGCCGCTGCCGCTCCTCGACGGACAGGCCCCGATCGCGCCGGACGGCGGGCCGGCACCGGACGGGCTCCTGCTGGAACGCGGCGGGGCCGGCGGGGAGGTGACGCTCAGCCTGGTCGACCCGGGGACCGGGGTAGCCCGGTGGGAGCGGGTCCTGCCGTACGCCGGGACGCGTCTCGACGGGTCGGAGGGATATCGGATCCGCGCCGCCGGCGGCCTGCTGTACCTCGTCGGGACGGTGCCGACCCTGTGGCCGAACGTGGTCGGGCTGATCGATCAACGCTCCGGTGACCTGGCCCTGTCCGCCACCGGCCGGGCCGACGTGGAGATCGCCGGCGTCTTCGCGGACGGCTCGATCCTGCTGCGGTCCGGCGTCTACGACGACGGCCGGCTCGCGAGGATCCGGCTGACCGGCGGCGCCACCGGCTTCCTGGGCACCGACGTCGCGGCCGCCCGGTGGCCCGACGCCTGCCGGCTGCTGTCCGCGGCCGACTACCGCGACGCCTACCCGGCCGGGAAGCCGGTGGTCACCCCGGTGACCACCCAGCGGCGCGACGCCGCGCTGCCCGGGCCGGCCCGCTGCCGGTTCCTGCCCTCGTCGATCGCCGGCACCGAGGTGACCGTGTCGGTGAACTGGCTGTTCGGGAACGACGACGAGGCGGCGAAGGCGGTCGAGCTGTTCAACCTGTACAGCCGGGATCCCACGCCGGCCACCGTCGGCACGGCCCGGCGGCCCGCGCTGCGGTGGGACGATCTCAGCGGCGACGGCAGCGAGACCGGCGACCATCATCGACTGTCGTTCTCGGTCGGTCCCTGCCTGGCCTCGGTGTCGGCGATCGGGGACACGCGGCCGCTGCAGCGGCTGGCCGACACCGTCGCGGATCGCCTGGCCGATCCCGCCGTCGCCGCCGGATGTTCCGCCTAG
- a CDS encoding FAD-binding and (Fe-S)-binding domain-containing protein, whose amino-acid sequence MTTAAISTDLVQSLNRAGVTDVLTDAAHRSAYASDASLYRIVPQAIVRPRHDDDVLATLAVSRELGIPVTARGAGTSVAGNAIGPGVILDFSRHMNRVLEVDGDARTARVQAGTVQSVLQAAAKPFGLRFGPDPSTHTRCTIGGMIGNNSCGSRTLGYGRTSDNVVDLKAFTIDGEDLFASKIVDSLRDLIGANLAVGRTEFATFGRQVSGYAVEHLLPENGFNLTEFLVGSEGTLAVVTEATVRLVADPKFRTLVVLGYPDFGTAGDVIPGILEFKPTACEGLDHRICDVVRSRRGPDAVPPLPGGTAWLMVEIAGDDADEVRSRVDALIPAAHAIDHLVVEDPALAAPLWKIREDGAGLAGRAPSGLPAHGGWEDSAVPPAKIGAYLRDFDALGARHGLSVMPYGHLGDGCVHVRLDFPLDKPGGPGKFRAFLEDAADLVVSYGGSLSGEHGDGRARSELLSRMYSPAAMTLFRQIKHTFDPANLLNPGNLVDPDPVDANIRVAQARPVTTKLALAYHHDGGDFNQAVHRCTGVGKCRADTTVLGGVMCPSFLATKDEKDSTRGRARVLQEMLDGDLAPDWRAPAVHDALDLCLSCKGCASDCPTGIDMAAYKSEVLHQSYQGRARPRSHYSLGWLPRWSRLASRLPRLANLMTSLPGIRGLALFAAGVDSRRSIPTFAPKTFKSGFKPIKTGKPVILFVDSFTDHFAPEIAQASVDLLVDAGYAPQVTSRKACCGLTWISTGQLDAARRILGATVDELHRAVKQGIPIVGLEPSCTGVLRQDAVELVDTEAAREVAAATRTVAELLAATPGWSPPSLAGVRVIAQPHCHHHAVMGWEADAKLLKQTGATVKRLGGCCGLAGNFGVERGHYEVSVAVAEQQLLPALAKAEEGDIFLADGFSCRTQADDLADVSGVHLVQLLANALPRT is encoded by the coding sequence GTGACGACCGCTGCGATTTCGACCGACCTCGTGCAGAGCCTGAACCGGGCCGGCGTGACCGATGTGCTGACCGACGCGGCGCATCGCTCCGCGTATGCGAGCGACGCCTCCCTGTACCGGATCGTGCCGCAGGCGATCGTGCGGCCGCGGCACGACGACGACGTGCTGGCCACCCTGGCGGTCAGCCGGGAGCTGGGGATCCCGGTCACCGCGCGGGGCGCCGGCACCTCGGTGGCCGGCAACGCGATCGGGCCGGGGGTGATCCTGGACTTCAGCCGGCACATGAACCGGGTGCTCGAGGTCGACGGCGACGCGCGGACCGCGCGGGTGCAGGCCGGGACGGTGCAGTCGGTGCTGCAGGCCGCGGCGAAACCGTTCGGGCTGCGGTTCGGGCCGGATCCGTCGACGCACACACGCTGCACGATCGGCGGGATGATCGGGAACAACTCCTGCGGGTCACGGACGCTGGGCTACGGCCGTACGTCGGACAATGTCGTTGATCTGAAAGCCTTCACGATCGACGGCGAGGACCTTTTCGCGTCGAAGATCGTCGATTCGCTGCGGGATCTGATCGGGGCGAATCTCGCGGTCGGGCGGACCGAGTTCGCGACGTTCGGGCGGCAGGTGTCGGGGTACGCGGTCGAGCACCTGCTGCCGGAGAACGGGTTCAACCTCACCGAGTTCCTGGTCGGCAGCGAGGGCACGCTCGCGGTGGTCACCGAGGCGACGGTACGACTCGTCGCCGACCCGAAGTTCCGCACGCTCGTGGTCCTCGGCTACCCCGACTTCGGCACCGCCGGCGACGTCATCCCGGGCATCCTGGAGTTCAAGCCGACCGCGTGCGAGGGCCTCGACCACCGGATCTGCGACGTGGTGCGCAGCCGGCGCGGGCCGGACGCCGTCCCGCCGCTGCCCGGTGGCACCGCCTGGCTGATGGTCGAGATCGCCGGCGACGACGCGGACGAGGTCCGGTCGCGGGTCGACGCGCTGATCCCGGCGGCGCACGCGATCGACCACCTGGTCGTCGAGGATCCGGCGCTGGCCGCGCCGCTGTGGAAGATCCGCGAGGACGGCGCCGGGCTGGCCGGGCGGGCGCCGAGCGGCCTGCCCGCGCACGGTGGCTGGGAGGACTCGGCGGTGCCGCCCGCCAAGATCGGGGCGTATCTGCGGGACTTCGACGCGCTCGGCGCGCGGCACGGACTCTCGGTGATGCCGTACGGGCACCTCGGCGACGGCTGCGTGCACGTGCGGCTGGACTTTCCGCTGGACAAGCCGGGTGGGCCGGGCAAGTTCCGGGCGTTCCTGGAGGACGCCGCCGACCTGGTGGTCAGCTACGGCGGGTCACTGTCCGGCGAGCACGGGGACGGGCGGGCGCGCAGTGAGCTGCTCAGCCGGATGTACTCCCCCGCGGCGATGACGCTGTTCCGGCAGATCAAGCACACGTTCGACCCGGCGAACCTGCTCAACCCGGGCAACCTGGTCGACCCGGATCCGGTGGACGCGAACATCCGGGTCGCGCAGGCCCGGCCGGTGACGACGAAACTCGCCCTCGCCTATCACCACGACGGCGGAGATTTCAACCAGGCGGTGCACCGGTGCACCGGCGTGGGCAAGTGCCGTGCCGACACCACGGTGCTCGGCGGCGTGATGTGCCCGTCGTTCCTGGCCACCAAGGACGAGAAGGACTCGACGCGCGGGCGGGCGCGGGTGCTCCAGGAGATGCTCGACGGGGACCTGGCGCCGGACTGGCGGGCGCCGGCCGTACACGATGCGCTTGATCTTTGTTTGTCCTGCAAGGGGTGTGCTTCGGACTGCCCGACCGGGATCGACATGGCGGCGTACAAGTCGGAGGTGCTGCACCAGAGCTACCAGGGGCGGGCTCGGCCGCGGTCGCATTACTCGCTCGGGTGGCTGCCTCGGTGGTCCCGGCTGGCCTCTCGTCTTCCCCGCCTCGCGAACCTGATGACCAGCCTGCCGGGGATCCGTGGGCTGGCGCTTTTCGCCGCCGGCGTCGACTCGCGACGATCGATTCCGACATTTGCTCCTAAGACTTTCAAGTCGGGTTTCAAGCCGATCAAGACCGGCAAGCCGGTGATCCTGTTCGTGGACAGCTTCACTGATCATTTTGCGCCGGAGATCGCGCAGGCGTCGGTCGACCTGCTCGTCGACGCCGGTTACGCGCCGCAGGTCACCAGCCGGAAGGCCTGCTGCGGGCTGACCTGGATCAGCACCGGCCAGCTCGACGCCGCCCGGCGCATCCTCGGCGCCACCGTCGACGAGCTGCACCGCGCGGTCAAGCAGGGCATCCCGATCGTCGGCCTGGAACCGTCCTGCACCGGCGTGCTGCGACAGGACGCGGTCGAGCTCGTCGACACCGAGGCCGCCCGGGAGGTCGCGGCGGCCACCAGGACGGTGGCTGAGCTGCTTGCCGCCACTCCCGGTTGGTCTCCCCCCTCACTTGCCGGGGTACGGGTGATCGCCCAGCCGCACTGTCATCACCATGCCGTGATGGGCTGGGAAGCCGACGCCAAGCTGCTGAAACAGACCGGGGCGACGGTCAAGCGGCTCGGCGGGTGCTGCGGGCTGGCCGGGAACTTCGGGGTGGAGCGCGGGCACTACGAGGTATCAGTAGCGGTCGCCGAGCAGCAGCTGTTGCCGGCGCTCGCCAAGGCCGAGGAGGGGGACATCTTCCTGGCGGACGGGTTCTCCTGCCGGACCCAGGCGGACGATCTCGCCGACGTGTCGGGGGTGCACCTCGTGCAGCTGCTCGCGAACGCGCTGCCCCGCACGTGA